From Kineosporia succinea, the proteins below share one genomic window:
- a CDS encoding TIGR03842 family LLM class F420-dependent oxidoreductase has translation MDFGVVLQNTTPSARVVELARQAELGGFTHAWTFDSHLLWQEPYVVYSAILAATRRIVVGPMVTNPITRDVTVTASSLATLNEMYGPRTICGIGRGDSAVRTLAGRPSTLATLRESVSVIRELANGRPARVGERTVTFPWAVPTGDHDRTQVWVAAYGPKALELTGQVADGYILQLADPDIAAWMIASVRKAAADAGRDPASVKICVAAPAYVGDDLEHARDQCRWFGGMVGNHVADIVERYGSSGSVPAALTDYIKGRQGYDYNEHGRAGNTHADFVPDEVVDRFCVLGGVDAHIARMRELRALGVDQFALYLQHDAKESTLWSYADRVLPALADPVQAVS, from the coding sequence ATGGATTTCGGCGTCGTGCTGCAGAACACCACTCCCTCGGCGCGGGTCGTCGAGCTGGCCCGCCAGGCCGAGCTCGGCGGCTTCACCCACGCCTGGACGTTCGACTCACACCTGCTGTGGCAGGAGCCGTACGTGGTCTACTCGGCGATCCTGGCCGCCACCCGCCGCATCGTGGTCGGCCCGATGGTGACCAACCCGATCACCCGCGACGTCACCGTCACCGCCTCGTCGCTGGCCACACTCAACGAGATGTACGGCCCGCGCACGATCTGCGGCATCGGGCGGGGTGACTCGGCCGTGCGCACCCTGGCCGGCAGGCCCAGCACGCTGGCCACGCTCCGCGAAAGTGTCTCAGTCATCAGGGAACTGGCCAACGGACGCCCGGCACGGGTCGGGGAGCGAACGGTCACCTTTCCGTGGGCGGTGCCCACGGGTGATCACGACCGCACCCAGGTCTGGGTCGCCGCGTACGGGCCGAAGGCGCTGGAACTGACCGGGCAGGTCGCCGACGGCTACATCCTGCAGCTGGCCGATCCGGACATCGCGGCCTGGATGATCGCGTCGGTGCGCAAGGCGGCCGCGGACGCCGGGCGCGACCCGGCGTCGGTGAAGATCTGTGTGGCCGCCCCCGCGTACGTGGGTGACGACCTGGAGCACGCCCGGGACCAGTGCCGGTGGTTCGGCGGCATGGTCGGCAACCATGTGGCCGACATCGTGGAGCGGTACGGCTCGTCCGGGTCGGTGCCGGCCGCGCTGACCGACTACATCAAGGGCCGTCAGGGCTACGACTACAACGAGCACGGGCGGGCCGGGAACACCCACGCCGACTTCGTGCCCGACGAGGTCGTCGACCGGTTCTGCGTGCTGGGCGGGGTGGACGCGCACATCGCGCGGATGCGGGAGCTGCGGGCGCTGGGCGTGGACCAGTTCGCGCTGTACCTGCAGCACGACGCCAAGGAGTCGACGCTGTGGTCCTACGCCGACCGGGTGCTGCCCGCGCTGGCCGACCCGGTGCAGGCGGTGTCCTGA
- the aztC gene encoding zinc ABC transporter substrate-binding protein AztC, with protein sequence MRRLAAMAVVGAFALAGCGQAGSGDGPRVVVTTNILGDVVQQVLGDQVEVTTLMQPNADPHSFEISARQAAALDDADLVVSNGLGLEEGLQQHLDRAAEAGAPQLVAGDEIEVVPYASGDAEGNPDPHFWTDPATVLDVVDALETTASTIDGIDPARLRTRADAYRAELTRLDADMTTAFAAIPDERRALVTNHHVFGYLAQRFGFEVIGAVIPGGTTLAAPSAADLRDLTEAVEKAGVPTIFAESSQPDRLVQVLASEADVDVAVVELFTESLTAPGGGAETYVQMMRANTERIATGLSP encoded by the coding sequence ATGAGGCGCCTGGCCGCGATGGCGGTGGTCGGGGCTTTCGCCCTGGCCGGGTGCGGGCAGGCCGGAAGTGGTGACGGGCCGCGGGTGGTCGTCACCACGAACATCCTCGGTGACGTGGTGCAGCAGGTGCTCGGCGACCAGGTCGAGGTCACCACGCTCATGCAGCCGAACGCCGACCCCCACTCGTTCGAGATCTCGGCCCGGCAGGCCGCGGCCCTGGACGACGCGGACCTCGTCGTCTCCAACGGCCTCGGCCTGGAGGAGGGGCTGCAGCAGCACCTCGACCGGGCCGCGGAAGCCGGTGCGCCGCAGCTGGTCGCCGGGGACGAGATCGAGGTCGTGCCGTACGCCTCCGGGGACGCCGAGGGGAATCCGGACCCGCACTTCTGGACCGACCCCGCGACCGTCCTGGACGTCGTGGACGCACTCGAGACCACCGCGTCCACCATCGACGGCATCGACCCCGCCCGGCTGAGGACGCGCGCCGACGCCTACCGCGCCGAACTCACGCGGCTCGACGCGGACATGACCACCGCGTTCGCCGCGATCCCGGACGAGCGCCGGGCCCTCGTCACCAACCACCACGTCTTTGGTTACCTGGCGCAGCGTTTCGGCTTCGAGGTGATCGGCGCCGTGATCCCGGGCGGCACCACCCTCGCCGCGCCCAGCGCCGCCGACCTGCGCGACCTGACCGAGGCCGTCGAGAAGGCCGGGGTGCCGACCATCTTCGCGGAGTCGTCGCAGCCCGACCGGCTCGTGCAGGTGCTGGCGAGCGAGGCGGACGTCGACGTCGCCGTGGTGGAACTGTTCACCGAGTCGCTGACCGCCCCCGGCGGGGGCGCCGAGACCTACGTGCAGATGATGCGCGCCAACACCGAGCGGATCGCCACCGGCCTCTCGCCCTGA
- the aztD gene encoding zinc metallochaperone AztD, which translates to MMTRSTRFSGLAALVGLTLLATACSSGSSGAASAGSAAELPAGAGGRVAVSYEGGIAVLDASTLEVVQQFESEEFTRLNAAGDGKHVFITTADGFQLLDTATPELTSLEYKATTPGHVVRHAGRTVLFDDGTGTTTIIETAELAAAKDTLPQAKTYTADAPHHGVSIQLEDGTLVTTVGDETSRSGARALTADGDAWKESVASKDCPGIHGEGTAAGEAVIFGCENGALLYHDGEFEKFKAPDTYGRMGNAFVSETSPIVVGDYKNDPDAEGYLLNAVTLIDTAGHDYEVVDLPDNVQYTFRDVARGPGDLAYILSTDGSIHVLDPKSGDLVKEFPVVDAWEGPAQWQDAHPAIIANGDTAYVTEPAKKTVHAVDLTTGEVTASVTLDGVPNEIAAAL; encoded by the coding sequence ATGATGACCAGAAGTACCCGGTTCAGCGGCCTGGCGGCCCTGGTGGGACTCACCTTGCTGGCCACCGCCTGCTCGTCGGGCAGTTCCGGGGCGGCGTCGGCGGGCTCCGCCGCCGAGCTTCCCGCCGGCGCCGGCGGACGCGTCGCCGTCTCCTACGAGGGCGGGATCGCGGTGCTCGACGCGAGCACCCTCGAGGTCGTCCAGCAGTTCGAGTCGGAGGAGTTCACCCGGCTCAACGCGGCCGGTGACGGCAAGCACGTGTTCATCACCACCGCCGACGGTTTCCAGCTGCTCGACACCGCGACCCCGGAGCTGACGAGCCTGGAGTACAAGGCGACGACGCCCGGGCACGTGGTGCGGCACGCCGGCCGGACGGTGCTCTTCGACGACGGCACCGGCACCACCACGATCATCGAGACTGCCGAGCTCGCCGCCGCGAAGGACACTCTGCCGCAGGCGAAGACGTACACCGCGGACGCCCCGCACCACGGTGTCTCGATCCAGCTCGAGGACGGCACGCTGGTCACGACCGTGGGCGACGAGACCTCCCGTTCCGGGGCCCGGGCCCTGACCGCGGACGGCGACGCCTGGAAGGAGAGCGTGGCGAGCAAGGACTGCCCCGGGATCCACGGCGAGGGCACGGCCGCCGGTGAGGCTGTGATCTTCGGGTGCGAGAACGGTGCGCTGCTCTACCACGACGGCGAGTTCGAGAAGTTCAAGGCCCCGGACACGTACGGGCGCATGGGCAACGCGTTCGTCTCCGAGACCAGCCCGATCGTCGTCGGTGACTACAAGAACGACCCGGACGCCGAGGGCTACCTGCTCAACGCGGTCACCCTGATCGACACGGCCGGGCACGACTACGAGGTCGTCGACCTGCCCGACAACGTGCAGTACACCTTCCGTGACGTCGCCCGCGGCCCGGGGGACCTGGCCTACATCCTGTCCACCGACGGCTCGATCCACGTGCTCGACCCGAAGAGCGGGGACCTGGTCAAGGAGTTCCCGGTCGTGGACGCCTGGGAGGGACCGGCGCAGTGGCAGGACGCGCACCCGGCGATCATCGCGAACGGTGACACCGCGTACGTGACCGAGCCGGCGAAGAAGACCGTGCACGCGGTCGATCTGACGACGGGCGAGGTCACGGCGTCGGTGACGCTCGACGGCGTGCCGAACGAGATCGCGGCCGCCCTGTAA